From Homalodisca vitripennis isolate AUS2020 chromosome 1, UT_GWSS_2.1, whole genome shotgun sequence, the proteins below share one genomic window:
- the LOC124356186 gene encoding bifunctional protein GlmU-like isoform X1: MASNIRVFTISLKHGTDLKDSIEEFIVDKGLKAPFIVTCVGSLNSATLALNATASGGPPFPSYEKVKSFDNENFEICSLVGTLSPMGSHLHIVLGRADGSVVAGHVVGNVTVQTTAEVVIGESMAEIYNRKYDPFTSYNELAVLKRE; encoded by the exons ATGGCTTCCAACATCAGAGTGTTCACAATTTCTCTCAAGCATGGGACTGACCTTAAGGACAGTATTGAGGAGTTTATTGTAGACAAAGGTTTAAAAGCACCCTTCATCGTCACCTGTGTGGGATCACTGAATTCTGCTACCTTAGCTCTGAATGCGACTGCTTCCGGCGGGCCTCCTTTTCCATCCTACGAAAAG GTGAAATCCTTCGACAATGAAAACTTCGAGATCTGCTCGCTGGTAGGAACTTTAAGCCCGATGGGGTCTCACCTCCACATCGTCCTGGGGCGGGCCGACGGTTCTGTGGTGGCGGGGCACGTGGTGGGAAACGTCACCGTCCAAACCACAGCGGAAGTGGTAATCGGAGAGAGCATGGCAGAGATCTACAACCGGAAGTACGATCCCTTCACTTCTTACAACGAGCTGGCAGTGTTGAAAAGAGAATGA
- the LOC124356186 gene encoding bifunctional protein GlmU-like isoform X2, with protein MGTRGVQVYTVRFLPGQELKSGLEHFVKQRQLQAAFIMTCVGSVQSATLRFATPAGENTSKTEMVKSFDNENFEICSLVGTLSPMGSHLHIVLGRADGSVVAGHVVGNVTVQTTAEVVIGESMAEIYNRKYDPFTSYNELAVLKRE; from the exons ATGGGCACACGAGGTGTACAGGTATATACGGTGCGTTTTCTACCTGGCCAAGAGCTGAAGTCTGGTCTAGAACATTTTGTCAAGCAGCGTCAGCTCCAGGCGGCCTTCATCATGACTTGTGTCGGCAGTGTGCAGAGTGCAACTCTCAGGTTCGCTACTCCTGCTGGGGAAAACACCTCCAAAACGGAAATG GTGAAATCCTTCGACAATGAAAACTTCGAGATCTGCTCGCTGGTAGGAACTTTAAGCCCGATGGGGTCTCACCTCCACATCGTCCTGGGGCGGGCCGACGGTTCTGTGGTGGCGGGGCACGTGGTGGGAAACGTCACCGTCCAAACCACAGCGGAAGTGGTAATCGGAGAGAGCATGGCAGAGATCTACAACCGGAAGTACGATCCCTTCACTTCTTACAACGAGCTGGCAGTGTTGAAAAGAGAATGA